The window ACTTGGACAAACTGTGCCCGGCATACCGCATCTTCACTGAAAAAGGATATATGGGATGACTTTACATATCCCGCAAACTGTGCGAGAATAAGACATAACATTTCGGTTTGCAGAGCGAAGAAGGATCCAGAAGGAGAGCGGAGGGAGGAAGCCTATGTTCACACCCAATGAGAGCTTATGGGATCGGATCATCCGTATCGTGCTGGGCCTGATCCTGCTTTATGTGGGATTCGGCCCCCCGCTCAGCGGAGCGCTGGGCATCATCGTGGGGATCATCGGGATCATCCTGGTGCTGACGGGCGCCATAGGATGGTGCCCCCTATACCAGCTGCTGAAGTTCGGCACCAAGCGATCCTGACGCTCAGACGCCTCTTGTTTGAGCGCCGCACGGGCGAGAGAAGGCATCTCGCCCGTGTTCCTTTTTCCCAAATCATAGCGCATTCATGGTACAATGAGGATGCAGGAGATCACTAAGAGCGCGTCTGAGAAATGCCGTTGCTCCTACTGTGGGGAGGCCCTCCGGAAAAAGCCTTTCTCCCGCCTTCGACCTGCCCGGCCTCGGCCCGGGCCCTGCGGAAAGGGCCGAGAACGGCAGGTGCAGGCCGGAAAAGCGGGGTTTCCGTGGAGGGGAGATCCCCTTTACACCTCCCCCTGTAGAATCAGACACGCTCTAAAGACGAGATCCCTCCGCAAGGGAAAGACAACGTTCCTCTTGGAGAAGGCACACATATGGCACAACGCATCCTGGTAGTGGACGATGACCGGCAGATCGTCCGGTTGGTGCGCGCTTATCTGGAGCAATCCGGCTTCGAGGTCCTGACCGCCTACGACGGCGAGACGGCCCTACATGCCATCCGCCACGACCGCCCGGATCTGGTCGTGCTGGACCTCATGCTGCCCGGCCGGGATGGATGGGAGATCACGCGCGTCATGC is drawn from Chloroflexota bacterium and contains these coding sequences:
- a CDS encoding DUF2892 domain-containing protein, translating into MFTPNESLWDRIIRIVLGLILLYVGFGPPLSGALGIIVGIIGIILVLTGAIGWCPLYQLLKFGTKRS